ATTCACTATGTTTCTTTTACAAATAAAGGCATGACATGTTTGTCATAGGAATCCTAGGTGATTCGATTAAAAGTTCCAATTCATGTcacattatttataaattagtgTTCATTTTTCGCTTTATATCAATATTTTGGATTCACCTCTGATATTTATACTGATTCACTTATAAAAAAACAGGTGACAAAGAGGGTGGATAGCAATGAGAAGGATTGGAAAGGATGGAATTGGAGATCGGAAGGAGATGAAATGGTGAATGGTGCATATTTTGTGGCATCAGGAGCAGGAGTTGAGGTCAAATATGAGAAAGCTTATAGTGTCGAACCTAAATCAGCTTCCTTCATTGATCAACTCGTCATGTACGCTGGCGTTCTCGGAGATAGGTATGTATTTTCggattttcataaaaaataatactttctccgttccaaTCAATTTGCAAAGATAGTTAAAGTACGTGTTGTTTATATATACGTATAGGAGACACAACTTGGGGAAGTGGACAGCAGGACCGGGCGATAAATCAGAAttagatacaaatgattatgattatgattatggaGGCACTTCTTCATCATTTTCTCCCCCAGCTTACATCCttgtatttcttttgttaattttgtcaTTCCTTTATTTGTATATCATTCCCAACATTAACCTTCTATGACATACATTTTGGAAACAACTTCTCCCTGATTTTCGGCTAGTTTTAAGGACTTTTTGGACTAAAGTAATTGTTAGCAATCTACGTAGCTGTGAACAGCAATAGCTAGACATGTTTAGCTGTGAGTAGCACTAGTTGTTTAACTTATTATTTAAAGTATTATTGTCGACAGAAATAGCTGTCAGAATATAATATGttgttttaactaattttaaatacttcaagtttttaattatttgatctaatttattaatcaaatttcaatAGTAATATAGCAAAATGAATTGAACATTAGTCAtaagaaaaattacataaaaatgaCACGATTACAAATTCAAAATACTAAATAATCATGAAAAAAATCAATACGTAGAGAATTTTTTGACATATTCCATAAAAAAAGACccaattattttaaaatgcaaCGCAATAGATTTCAAGTCAAAACGCAAAGGTGGCtacaaacctttaaaaaagCTACAAAATAAAATTGCTTTTTGCTCTCATAAAACCAAGCAGTACTTTGTTTTACACGGCTACTTCAAGCTAATTATCAACATTTTGTAAACAATTATCAAACtgcaaaacactattttatggaacactaatatttttttattaagtagcAGTTTATCCAAAATAAACCGCTTAAGCACCACTTGAAATGTTACGCCAAACCCACTCTAAGTTCTAACTTCAAAATTGATTGGAAAATTCCAATTCCCTTTGCCTCATTTTCAATTCACTATTTTCTTATGTTATGGTCTACATATTTTCTCCAttgattttattaatcaataaaattacatttttcaCTATCTACCTCATCATTACTCCTACTTCTAAGATTCCGTCCACGTTAAAATCCGTAAATAATTCTTATAGGAATGTATTGATTGTAACCATATCAACAAGGCACATCTCTTTTTAAGAGAATCTATTTGTCGAAAACTCCACAGCCAAGCATGTGTGTTGAATAGTCCTAAAATGGATGATTTCCTTGAGAGGTTTACAGAGTAAGAACAAAGTGCAACAAAATAGTCTAATATTATGCTTGTGGGTCCAGTCTACAACCCCATGAATATTAAAACTCTAATTTAAGCAGCACAATCCTCTCTCAACTCTCATCTTAATACAGTAAAGGGAGCTCTGAAGATTCAAATTTTGATAGCTAAATTATGTGATTAGTCGATACGCATTGAGTTGAGCAGGAGCCCATTACAATAGCTGCAAATGCACATAGTTTGCATTATTGTCGACAGCTCGACGCATTCAATGGCATGACTCAAGCCAAAAGCATTGTGATTGGAGCTATATCGCGCATATACTCTTAGTACACGTCGAAATTGTATACAGTTTGTTTAAAATGTCTGGATTAATTATGTTTAACATTCCATCATTCTAACTCCTAATAGGCATATGTTACATCAATGTCAATATGTCATGGAACGCTGAAAAAATTCCATGGAAAATGTCTTAAAAAAACAGTATGAAAAAATGCCTTTGTAAATACAACAGCAGCCTTGTAAGATATGCAATAGCAATGTGCATGCACCACGAAACAGCCATTTTGAGGATGAGCTTCTCACAATGGAATAGTTATCAACGGTCAATGAAGGACTTGTTCATCAAATCCACGGCTGAATCCATGAACTGCACccacaattataaaaaaatcgaGAAATTTCAGCCAAAATCAAGAAATAATTGCATAAATCATGTTTCCCTATACCATTCAATATATAATTGCTCCTATGAACGGAATATATCGggtagaatgatgatgatgattcaatAAATAATTGATTGGCCTTATGCAGTCGCCTACACCTTGATGGGATTACGTGCTCATTGTTCTTCCTGTTGATCGTGAAATCAGAAGCTACggtttctattttatttaaaaagctGACGGGATTCACAGTTAGCAAAGTTAAGGAGGTTTGGATGGTTAGGAGGATTCGATGTTAGCAAATTATCCATACAGGTCCAGAAAGATGCAAAGAATTTTCAATTATGAATCCAACTCTTCCCCATCATGCACTTTCCCTTCACTTCACTTCCTTCCTCCACAATCGAACCGACAGTAAAAATTTTGACTTTTAGTAAAGGAAGAAAATGATGGTTGTAGCTCCATAATAGTCAAACGAAGATTGCAAAGCAACATCTTCTGTCAATTTCTTATCGTATTGGCAAGTATAAACCAAAAACCTAGGTCAATCTTATAAAGTGGAAAAATCAGAAGATTCAACTAGCAATAATCTCTCTCCCCCACGTATTTTTGAGGGTAATTCATAATCATGCCAAGCAAAGCACACGGAAATGCCAATTTTAACCCTTAGTTAGGTACAAAAAATACAAGCCCTTTGGACTAAAGCTATTCCACCAATGGCAAAGAGTGGAGCCACATACGCAGTACTTTGCATAACAGACAGCATGTTGATAACTACCCAGGCCAACCAACAGTAAAAGTAAGAAAACGATCTCAGGAGGTGAATTAATCAAACCCAAATACCCAATAAATCAGTAGTTTCGTTCTACTCAATTAAAGATCAGATGATCTTGACAACCAAAAGTTATGCCTCATTTGATATTAAATCCATATTTCGAGAAAAATTAGGAACAAAACATGTTCCCTTATACACATCGTCTCTAAAAAGTAACAACCAAATCTTCCTGTCGTACTGTGAACTTGCAGAGTTATAGAATGCGAAGTAAATCATTTCATAATATTCCCATtgcttctttttgtttgtccatcttTCTAATATTATACTATTCTTTTTGCTTGTTAACTTTGGAATCTTTTCCTTAATGTCTTACGCTTTCTGCACATTCTTACCCCTCCAGCTACTCATTGGACACACATTTCTCTTGCATTTCCTTCTCTCTTCAAACTCTTGTCCAACACGTTATAATTACAACATCTTTTAATCATCCTCCTTAACTATGGAAGCTACAGTAACATGGACAACCGAACAGAGGAAGCACTTGATAAAAGCTTAAAAGGAATTTGGATGTAGTTATGCAAGATATAATACACAACTATGAGACAACAAACTTCAATAAATTGCCTTCATAAAACATAAAGAATAGCGAAGCCGAAATAAAGAAATGTCTCCGAGTTTTACCTTTCCAATATTTTTGAGCTCCCGTCCAACAGGCTCCATAAACTTCAAGTCAACTTCTATAGGCCACACCTGAACATACAGAAAAATGCAAGACAGATGAACAAAAACTAGAAAGCCAATGACATCAAGAGACAACATTTATGTATGAGTAATGACAGGAAAAGTTAACACCGGAAAATGAAATTTCGGTCATTGTAACCTTTAACCAGATATTTcgaataaaataacaaataaattagcTACTTCAATAGCAAGGAAGAAGACAGCTCAGAGGGTAACTTGCTGCAATTCAACCATTAAAGGAGGAGCTAATTAACACAAAGCCCCTCACCCATATGCATGTGTCAAAAACCTCAGAGAAATAGACCATGAAGAGACTGGTAAGCAGCAGAACATGAAGCAAGCAAAGAGGGAAAAGATACAATCAAGCAGCGACAAAACACAGGCCACAAGGgaagaatttaaaatgaaatccGTCAAATCAAATCATATCAAACTGTATTGTGAGATTATCATCACAATTCAACGGGAAGTTCCTTTGCAATTCATTACATCAGAATCAGCATAGGCGCCAACCTTAAAAATGATGATCCCAATCAAGAATAAGATTACTGTTGAACATAAACAGACGGAACAACAATTCAAAACAAGTATAGCACTGAAACTATTATTTACGAAAATGAAAAATTCTTGGCTACCAGTGTTTTGTGAGAAAGACAAGCTTGACACTACTATAATAGAAAATAAGTTAACAATCTGATAGGTTGGATGGGAGATGAATGTCACTGCCTTCACAATATGAGATCTTACTGACACTAGAAGATAGGGTCATAGCAAGTTAGAACTCTTCCATTGAAACAAAAGAACTATTAATTTTTGGCATTGTGAAATAAGGGACATCATGCCCCTAAGGCCTAAACAACTAAaactaaatttttcttttttttaatttgaaagcCATTCTTCTCCTTAAACTCTGGCTAGAAAAGAAGACTATACCACCAAAATAAACCATCTTGGGAGCCTCCTACTAAACAATATACAATATAGAGATAAAATAAAGTGCATACAATCAACAATACTTCATTGCCCCGATTCAATAAGTGGCTCTTGCCTAAGAGCGACTTGAGAGCTGCTCTATTTAACACTAATAAGAGAGGAACTAGAGTGCAAATAacaattttgataaaaaaaatatatattatcatgtttaaATGTTTGTCAAACTCAAGTTAACACACAACTTCTTTAATTACGATTTCAAGGCAACTTGGcaacttttttaaagtttattggTATTGGTTCATCCAGTAAAAGTCATACATATAACAACTCTTGACAACCATTCTCACATAGCACTACACAAGAAAGAAGGAAAGAAGATTTTCCCAGTATTCCTTCCATAGTTTCATGTGTCATACTCTTTGCATAAAACATAAGGGTAACACAGCTCATTTCACATAAACTCATTACCATAACCGCCATTATTACAACCTACCCATAAACTCATTACCATACCGGCCATTGTTACAGCCTACCAAATAAGCCAAGAATTGCATTGACATATCATATCCAACATTGATCATCATCAAGAAATGTACTCAGCTAAATCAAGCaatataatttcattaaaaagttCGGAAAATTCAGAGAAGGAATAGAAAGAAGACCTTCAAACCAAGTAATTTGACAGGGGTAACCTGACCAGGAACAATGCAATCTGGTCCTGCTGCTTCTAACACAGCATCCACCGCTAACCCATTTCCCACTGGGTTTGGATCCTGCATTCACCTTCCTTAATCAAAAATGATATAAGTTGTGGAAATTTGGGGGTGTTTGGTTTCATGTACAACATAATACCGGAAATTATTTCCCTAATTTCCCTTGTTTGGTTTGACAagataatcaaaatgaaaatattgGGTTCCTGCAAATATTTACTTCCATTTGTGGAATCCGCCACCCTTCCATCCCCATCACAGTTTTCCATCAAACCAACAAAGCAAAATTAATTATTCCATCAGAAAATTGATTCgatgaacaaaaaacaatcccaagaaaaatattatcCGCCAAAACAAACGCTCCTTAAATAAATTGAGAAAGAAAAACATCTTTAAAAATTCCATAAAAAACCCAGAAAGTAAAAGGCAAAGAAAGAAGATAATAGAGTACCCTCATGACAGAAAGAGCATAATCCGAAAAGGGGTTCTGAGGAACACGAAGCAGAGGAGAACGGTGAATTTTGGGGATGGGTTTTCCCTGAGAAGCCCTCCAAGGCGCATCCTTTTGAAGCCCAACTCCTCCTTTCTTAGACATGGCTAATGGCTATAATGGTCGATGTTATACGAAAGCCAGAATTTGATTGAATAACTTCCTCCTATGTGTCAGTTTAAGTCGAATTtgaaaagaaggaagaagagagtGGAGTAGGAAGGTTTGAAGATTGAAGATAAATAACGTGAAGCAGGGAATTGTGTAAATGGTAATGCTCCAATTTGGATTAGCCAACTACTCTAAACTCAATTAAGTTATAAGCTTCTTATGTGTTTTTAGGTCCTCCTTCTATTCAACTCTAATTATTTTACTTTACAGCTATTGTCTCAAATACATATTTTAAACTCaatttattaaagattaatgcatatttattgtatttttaatgtctatttatattatttttaatacttacttatcatattcttaatgtctactttcaatatcttaaatgtatgcttactttattcttaatactacttacaatattttaaaaaatatataatagaccgTCCCAATTAGAGATGTTCTCTCAAAGAAATCGTCTCTCATTAagaaagaatttgtgtttactttataataagattgtgttagttttttttaaaagaaaaaattcttTTAACCCATTTGAGTCCTTCTCATCACATTTAATATTGTCAAATTTATGCTAGTGgttcatatatatttttcagTATCTACATTATcatcatttttgttttaaagaTTTCACATTGCTTTAATcgtttaaacaatttttttcgGAATATCAAATAGAAACGAAGGAGTGGTAGTTTGTTATATTGACTTTGGTCTTTTATTGATGGGTGGTTTTGGGAtgatttttatcatttaatatatttttttttgtgataaatattatttttagttagatGAATCAAAAGAAATAAACGAAATATTTGAATTGTGGGATTGATATTAAAAAGAGAACAAACGATGTGGAAGGATATAAAGAAAGTGGTGAAACTCGACCCAAAACAGAAATGTAAGATAAGTCAATTgtgatttaaaaattattttttagtttgagTGGTTTGGATTTTCTTCTTTGGATATCCATATCTTCAATCCAAACACATTGTAGAGTTGTTTAAATTAACCCAATGACTTAATATTCACCTGACCTTGTAATCGAACCTAACTTGACtcaacttaaaaataaagttaaaattatataGAAATCATTGTGGACACAAAAACTAATTTTGAACCAACTCGAAACATTAGATCCGAAATTGAACCGTTAATCTAAATAAACACATGAGTAAACTTGAACGGTTTAAGACACAAAATAGAATCAAAGCTCTAATGAAATCTCCCACTCGCCAAATCTTTCTGAATTCCTTGTCATCATATCTTCATCTTCCCTATCTTCTCCAAATAGAGTAAAAGCTACTCTAGGAAAAGACAGTCTTAATGAGACGATCTTAAAACAaagaattcataataataataataataataataatcatcgaagaaaagtaattaaaaaaagaggAGTATCAACAATTCCTTTTCTATAAAAACAAAACTCAAAAGATGAACAAATAGTAGTAGTTGAACACTTGAACTTAGACAAGACAATACAGAACATCCTGGTTTATATTAAGTACAAAATCAGGCCTTGATCAccaaaaaataaatctaatttGGATTTAATCTAGCAATGAACATCAAATACACTTTTTAGGAAGAGACATGGGCAATACATTCTTCATCTGACAAattttttgatacaaaataaattacatttttatCACTCATTTGATTTCCACAACATCTTCAGTGGTcagaaggaaaaaaatatatcaaaggatcaaaaaattttgagataagaaaataaaaagaaagaaaaaagaataccACCAAAATGGAGATAAGAAAAATCCATAAGGTGCTTTTGCTTCTTGATGCTGCTGGATACGAAATTAACCAACATTCGAATCGTTCAAGCAGTAAGCATGTCCTCACCCGCCACTTCCGCTAGTCTCTTCCACGTCAACAATCGCTGCTCTTCTACGTCTTTGGCTCGAGATACTTTGTCTTCGTATTGTTTCTGACACTCTTCGAAGAGCTGTACATCCATTTCAAGGAACATTTTTCGGACGTTGACAGTGAGCCCGTGAACAGCTTGGTTCCAATGACTTTGAATGTTCTTCTCCAATGCATCAAAAATGATGGGCAGTATCACATTTCGGTTTTGCGCAATTAAGCTAACTATATGCTCGTTGTTCCATAAGAACAGGGCTCGTTCAGCTACCTGCAATGCCAATAGTGTGCTcatattagtaaaaaaatattggTTAATAAACGTCAATAATATAAGGCTTGCGATAATGTCAACAATCAAATGAGACAAAACGGAGACTAATCTTAGGGGCCACAACCACCAtatgattcaaaacaaaagagaaaaaaaaacaaaaatcagcaCAGCTAGACATAAAATGTACTTGCTACCATCAGATTTCTTCTCTATAAAGAACACATTTGGCATCCCATAATACACATGAAAACTGGTCAACCACCCCAAATTTAAAACCAGCTTGGCCAAACCAAATATAACAGTTACATATTCAGCTTACCAGTTATTTGCAGAGACAATTAACTCGAAGAACCAACTGAACAGACTATGCAGTAAGCCATTGCCCggcaattatgtaaaaaaaaaaaaaagaattcaagtACCAGTTGAACTTGGATAGCCCATGTATGGGCCAGTGACTGGCAATAACTCAAAATTTCAAGTACCTATTGAGCTTAGGATAGTCGATCAATGTGACAACATGTCAACATAATGACTAGCAAAATATGACAGCCTCAACCTTCGCTGAAACGGAATTCAATAAATTCAATGCAGCAAATCTTTGAGGGGAAAAAAGATGAACAGACGACACAAATACTTTCCTCTGAAATGCATATCAAACGCTAAAAAAATCAATCACTACTTTTTTCAGGAAAAAAATATAGGTTATGAAGAAACACCTCAAAAAAACAAATGTGATTTCAGAACATATGTTTATGATTCTAAACAAATTCAGCAAGAATCTCTTTTGCCAATGCATTAATCAAAGCTCAGAAAAAAGCCAATTATTATAAGAATAAACCAGTAGATTTTTACAATACTAAAATGGAAAGGTTAGTAGTTTCCAGGACCAAAAAATCCTTTTCATTTGCTACAGTAAGTAATGAAAAAACCTTTTTAATtgtgattttccctttttctcaacTTTAGTGAGGTCAACAAACGTTTTTTGCTTAACTCAGCTTATAAAGATACCAGATATAaactactccctcctattctaatcaaatatcTCATTTTATTTTGCATACTTGTCGATACACTATTTCAATCTtacatatctctaattgtggttggttaataattttaaaaagttatattaataaaattcacattaagacgaatcaaatcctacttaactatgttttaacttgcatattaagaataaaatactaaATAAGAGTGAAGggtaaatagcaaaaaaaaaaattggacatTTGATCAAAATAGGATTataagagggagtataaaatGTTACTTGTTTTCAGACACAAATGAAACATCACAACAGTGATTAACAGTTTGCAAAATAGTACTGGAACACCAGGAACAGCCTAAGTGTTTGTGAATAACACCTCAAACTTAAATGCGATAAGGTGCATTGAAAAACAAGGAAATACGATAACATGTGTGCAAGTCACCGCTAATAACCCATCAAAAGTAATGATCTACTTTGTCACACCTTCTGGAAAAGGAGGAAAGGTCATCTATCGCCTCAGGCTTTGAGACTCTGCCTGTCTTGGAAAATATAATGTAATCTGAATCGTGAGAACCTTAAATATCCTATCCAAAGATAGAATTAACTTGGAGCTCTTATGCAATTGATGACCTTACTTTTTTACAGCTATGTTACATGAACTCAGATAAGGGAATTGAATAGGGTGTGGAACCACCTTTCAAGTATACACTACGTATTTCATGTATTTTGTTGATATGAGACACCGCGTTACTCCTAATGTCATATTAGGGTCAGAACACCGTCCTAACTAAGATCTTGAGTACAAGGATTCACAATTTGGcaatagtaaaaattatttccttttttttgctAAATTTTACCTGAA
The sequence above is drawn from the Amaranthus tricolor cultivar Red isolate AtriRed21 chromosome 5, ASM2621246v1, whole genome shotgun sequence genome and encodes:
- the LOC130813282 gene encoding uncharacterized protein LOC130813282; this encodes MSKKGGVGLQKDAPWRASQGKPIPKIHRSPLLRVPQNPFSDYALSVMRDPNPVGNGLAVDAVLEAAGPDCIVPGQVTPVKLLGLKVWPIEVDLKFMEPVGRELKNIGKFMDSAVDLMNKSFIDR